The following coding sequences are from one Salvelinus namaycush isolate Seneca chromosome 23, SaNama_1.0, whole genome shotgun sequence window:
- the ccdc150 gene encoding coiled-coil domain-containing protein 150, producing the protein MFVSAYVGIIYILMLCPFSTPSRSPVMSRPVIQPVSAGATAPEALSLLHQRLLVAEEQAESLIRDMGSLGVSREQLLEPVERDPVQRPISPVKMHRALREPGGEGLLWRQCDGLVSRVCRMESLLQTLKLTTFRLETERDLDPSHSAHLKEQLSALQQESDEEQRVSRREVMRLRDLLREACLDRDESRGEVQRLGEALEVATTSKMDVALAAEELKMVKVQMSEKLLQLKEQMSQESARSFENEKSHNALLQRVEEMERVVEMERRQAQTVQADCHALRSDGQATRQRLQEEKDRGHRLQEQCEQLKGQSARLALQKQQQENSRLLRDGGDLRTAADKVQAFNNQLESQCSELSSALRSLTVDKSKLQTEYQASIKAERSRVTKQLQEQDLLLDAARRNIQAELQGVLSAKVKLQMELETLKVDHTQLLQSSTVAQETVATQRELLERTIERLRGNLNSAVKEGEVMRTDWDCAKTEMCIVVTKLEVERSAMETQLANVKLEAGSLNSTLQKQEEENRRLMGKLAVMEHQQNAQQQVEQMLKELTDSKNNLAYEKGKLQTRVDQLQEELEALRDTHVESVQQCKLSSVLENKYTQVSSEITTLKTTCHKLEAQLRQAQAEVQVKEGEAMSLVAARDEALRDSQALRGQLDKLQEQHRDKLCELEGWLGVSRQGGGSVAQTLENVLVSHSRLQHNTETVQKELGRREQELASLRRDRLQGQREIQKLHAEVEKLQDIMATSNSKKNKMLEPLRKALDVARLDNKKLAQSLEQAVLANSTLQANLDRARDQHQSTITQREVELAEARAEIGRWSEHLESMKLQMRKERDSVKRLSQREISELRKAFEDLSARSGDLSRANRELREKTSELEKVVSNQKARLRDQKTQLKQHLDNRATLGNSQKIKDMEGELKSLKTLKDQYQKKNYEQSELIQQFRSETLSLQRELWRLSSSQEGELEAERELRHVMQDKCQQRLEESIKKLQEAKDQAEQKMKEVSLESQQISENLEEAHSWFRSKFDSLKSDGEPNRSMGDEEPQENGDYTLGSSKGGAHSSSCKRNRKTRCDSRPPEPPEWERWRSTMQRWETKRELARIANGYKPGGTHALTHSHTQ; encoded by the exons TGATGGGCTAGTGAGCAGGGTATGTCGCATGGAGAGCCTCCTGCAGACCCTCAAGCTCACCACTTTTCGCTTGGAGACTGAGAGAGACCTGGATCCCTCACACTCAG CCCATCTGAAGGAGCAGCTGTCTGCGCTGCAGCAGGAGAGTGATGAGGAGCAGAGGGTCTCCAGAAGGGAGGTGATGCGGCTGAGGGACCTGCTCCGCGAGGCCTGTCTGGACAGGGACGAGTCCCGGGGGGAGGTGCAGAGACTGGGGGAGGCCCTGGAGGTCGCCACCACCTCCAAG ATGGATGTAGCTCTGGCTGCAGAGGAGCTGAAGATGGTCAAAGTCCAGATGAGTGAGAAGCTGCTGCAG CTGAAGGAGCAGATGTCCCAGGAGTCTGCTCGGTCTTTTGAGAATGAGAAATCCCACAATGCACTACTTCAGAgggtggaggagatggagagagtggtggagatggagagaagacAG GCCCAGACAGTGCAGGCAGACTGCCATGCCCTGCGTTCTGATGGACAGGCCACTAGACAGAGACTACAAGAGGAGAAGGACAGAGGCCACAGGCTGCAGGAGCAGTGTGAGCAGCTCAAAGGGCAG AGTGCACGGCTAGCCCTgcagaagcagcagcaggagaacagCAGGTtactgagagatggaggagatctGAGGACTGCAGCTGACAAAGTCCAA GCATTTAACAACCAGTTGGAGAGTCAGTGCTCTGAGTTGAGTTCAGCCCTACGTTCTCTTACTGTGGACAAATCCAAGCTACAGACTGAATACCAGGCTAGTATTAAG GCAGAGAGAAGTCGTGTGACAAAGCAGTTGCAGGAGCAAGACCTCTTGCTGGATGCAGCCAGACGCAACATCCAGGCAGAACTGCAGGGGGTGCTATCAGCTAAAGTTAAATTGCAAATGGAACT GGAGACTCTGAAGGTTGACCACACCCAACTTCTTCAGAGTTCCACGGTTGCCCAAGAGACAGTTGCCACTCAGCGGGAGCTGTTGGAGCGTACCATTGAGAGGCTGCGGGGGAATCTGAACTCGGCTGTAAAGGAAGGGGAGGTCATGAGGACAGACTGGGACTGTGCAAAGACTGAG ATGTGCATTGTGGTAACCAAGCTAGAGGTTGAGAGGAGTGCAATGGAAACGCAACTTGCTAATGTCAAG TTGGAGGCAGGATCTCTGAACTCCACCTTGCAGaagcaggaggaggagaacaggagGCTCATGGGAAAACTGGCTGTCATGGAGCATCAGCAG AATGCTCAGCAGCAGGTGGAGCAGATGCTTAAGGAGCTGACGGATAGTAAGAACAACCTGGCCTATGAGAAAGGGAAGCTACAG ACCAGGGTAGATCAACTCCAGGAGGAGCTGGAAGCGTTAAGGGACACCCATGTAGAAAGTGTCCAACAATGCAAGCTGAGCTCTGTGTTAGAGAACAagtacacacag GTCAGCTCTGAAATTACCACCCTGAAGACAACCTGTCATAAACTGGAGGCTCAGCTCAGACAGGCCCAGGCTGAAGTCCAGGTGAAGGAGGGGGAGGCGATGTCGTTGGTGGCAGCCAGAGACGAGGCTCTGCGGGACAGCCAGGCCCTGAGGGGACAACTGGACAAACTGCAGGAGCAGCACAGGGACAAG CTGTGTGAGCTGGAGGGCTGGCTAGGTGTGTCTCGTCAGGGTGGGGGCAGTGTGGCTCAGACCCTGGAGAACGTTTTGGTCTCCCACTCCCGTCTGCAACACAACACTGAGACAGTACAGAAGGAGCTGGGGAGACGAGAGCAGGAGCTGGCCTCACTCAGGAGAGacag actGCAGGGTCAGAGAGAGATTCAGAAGCTACATGCAGAGGTGGAGAAGCTCCAAGACATCATGGCAACAAGTAACTCCAAGAAAAACAAAATG CTGGAGCCCTTGCGTAAGGCCCTGGATGTGGCAAGGCTAGATAACAAGAAACTAGCCCAAAGTTTAGAGCAGGCTGTGTTGGCCAACAGCACTCTGCAGGCCAACCTGGACCGAGCCAGAGACCAACACCAGAGCACCATCACACAGAG AGAGGTGGAGCTGGCTGAGGCCAGGGCAGAGATTGGTCGATGGTCAGAGCATCTGGAATCTATGAAGCTTCagatgaggaaagagagggaCTCCGTGAAGAGGTTGTCACAGAGAGAAATCTCAGAG ttgagAAAGGCTTTTGAGGACTTGTCAGCTAGGTCAGGTGACCTCTCCAGGGCAAATCGGGAGCTGCGGGAGAAGACGTCTGAGTTGGAGAAAGTGGTGTCCAATCAGAAAGCCCGTCTCAGAGATCAGAAGACACAGCTCAAGCAACACCTGGATAATAGAGCCACTCTGGGCAACTCTCAAAAAATAAAA GACATGGAGGGTGAACTAAAGAGCCTCAAGACCTTGAAGGATCAGTATCAGAAGAAGAACTATGAGCAG AGTGAGTTGATCCAGCAGTTCCGGTCCGAGACATTATCCCTCCAGCGGGAGCTATGGCGCCTGTCCTCCAGCCAGGAGGGGGAGCTGGAGGCTGAGAGGGAGCTGAGACACGTCATGCAAGACAAGTGTCAG CAGAGGCTGGAGGAGAGCATCAAGAAGCTGCAGGAGGCCAAAGACCAGGCAGAGCAGAAAATGAAAGAGGTCAGCCTGGAGTCACAGCAG ATATCAGAGAACCTAGAGGAAGCTCACAGTTGGTTCCGGTCCAAGTTTGACAGCCTGAAGAGTGATGGAGAGCCAAACAGGTCCATGGGGGACGAGGAACCACAAGAAAATGGAGACTATACCCTGGGAAGCAGTAAAGGGGGTGCACACAGTTCATCATGCAAACGCAACAGAAAG ACTCGGTGTGATAGCAGGCCTCCAGAACCTCCAgagtgggagagatggagatCCACCATGCAACGCTGGGAGACCAAGAGAGAGCTGGCTCGCATTGCAAATGGATACAAACCTGGTGGGACACATGcgctaacacactcacacacacaataa